The nucleotide window GCCATCGTGGCCGCATCCGAGTTCCCGTTCGGCTTGCGGAACACGTTGAACGATCGGGCGAGTGTGCGCCACTGGAGGGTGAAGGAGACCAAGCTGGAGAAGAGCATGACGGAGGTGCCGGTCCAGAGGGACCATTTGAGCGGCAGGACCAGGGTGCTGCCTGGGACGCTCGATCCGGGGAGGGGGTCTTCGTGGCCGGCGACGAAGACCGGCCAGTTATGGCCCAGTGAGTGCGGGATGACGACGTAATAGAGCAGGACCGAGGATGCGAGCATGGAGAGTGTGACGCGCAGTCCCATGAACGATCCTGCCCCGATCATGAGGACACTTGGTTCGAAGCCCAGCCCTTTGAGGGTCAGCGACCGGCCGGCGAGCGGATTGAGCCAGCCGGTGAACTTGACCAGGTCGGTCACATGGAATGTAGCCTGGAAGATCTTGTCGACGAGGGTGATCGTCCCCTGCTCGAATTTGAAGAAGCCGACGAAGGCTGCGAGGATCAGGCTGGCGATCAGGGCGATGGCCTTTCGCACGGCCTCCCTGCCGTGGGCGTGGAGGCTACGGAGTGTTTCCGCGGTTGCCATACCGCTGGGGAAGGTGAGCTGTTCGACGTTGATGAACTGGCGTTTCATCGGGACGGCTACGAACACGCCCAAGGCGGCGGTGAAGAACACGAATGGGGTGACGTAGTACCAGGGGGTATGGACACCGGTGAGGAGCATGAGGGCTCCGAAGGCCAGGCCGAGGGTATGTCCGGTGGAGGCTCCGGCGGCGGTTGCGGTGGACTGCATGCAGTTGTTTTCGAGGATGCTCATGGGGGAGAGCCGGTTGCGGGAGAGGCTTCGAATCGCATTCCATATCACGTAGGACAGCACGCAGGAGGCGATGGCCACGCCGAACGAGAAGCCGAGCTTAAGGATGGTGTACAGGTTGGAGATGGACATGAACATGCCGAGGATTCCGCCCATGAGCACGGCCCGGACGGTGAGTTGGGGGATGCGGTCGCCCTGGTAGACGTACCTGAGCCAGTGGCGGTCCTTCTCTTCCTGGGCAGCGTCGGGCGGCAGCGGCGGGACGGGTTCTGCCGGGGTGGCGGGGAGCGGCCGCAGGGAGTCGTTGACGGGTTCGGCCGCACCGTTACCCTGGGCCGTAGGGCGGGGCCGGTCGGTTGAGTGGTCGGGCGTGGCCCGAAGCGTGTGTCCCGCAGGCACCGGCACGGGACTTTCACGCTTTTCACTGGCATCAAAAGGCATAAGCCTGGTCTCACACAGGCGATCTGCCGGCGGGTCGCCCTCGGTCCAGGCATGGAACCGGCCGGACGCCGGTATTCTACGGCAGATCGGATTAAGGGGAAGGGACGTCTGGGCCAGGGTTATGCGTGGCGAAGTCGGGTGAAGGAACCGGGCACGAGGATCTCTGTTGGCCGCGTTGGTGGCCGGAGGAGGGGAGCCTCATCATCGTTCGTTATCGACCGCCTCGAAGATCGAGAGGATCCGGCCGAATGCGTCGCCGAGGACCTTGGGATCGTCGAGATTGAGGACGAGGGCGCCGTCCTTATTCACCACTCGGCGAGCGTGTCCATCGGCGGCCAGTACGCCGCATGATTGCTGGGAATGGTGAGTACGGGGACGGATGCCGAAGGTAGCGAATCCGCTGGA belongs to Phycisphaerae bacterium and includes:
- a CDS encoding OPT/YSL family transporter codes for the protein MPVPAGHTLRATPDHSTDRPRPTAQGNGAAEPVNDSLRPLPATPAEPVPPLPPDAAQEEKDRHWLRYVYQGDRIPQLTVRAVLMGGILGMFMSISNLYTILKLGFSFGVAIASCVLSYVIWNAIRSLSRNRLSPMSILENNCMQSTATAAGASTGHTLGLAFGALMLLTGVHTPWYYVTPFVFFTAALGVFVAVPMKRQFINVEQLTFPSGMATAETLRSLHAHGREAVRKAIALIASLILAAFVGFFKFEQGTITLVDKIFQATFHVTDLVKFTGWLNPLAGRSLTLKGLGFEPSVLMIGAGSFMGLRVTLSMLASSVLLYYVVIPHSLGHNWPVFVAGHEDPLPGSSVPGSTLVLPLKWSLWTGTSVMLFSSLVSFTLQWRTLARSFNVFRKPNGNSDAATMAAIEVPFRWVILGVIPTGIGLIVVNALAFQMAWWLGAIAVAMSFVVALVAGRATGETDFTPTGALGKVTQLIYAVLAQGDRVVNLMSAGSTSASGAAAADLLTDLKSGYLLGANPRKQFTAQFLGIFFGTLAIVPAWYLMVPDLNALQAFPLPSTEIWRAVAVALTRGLDTIPVTARYAVVIGALVGIALPILGILFPKAAPYLPSAMGLGLAWVVPFQTSLSFALGAVLAWLWKRIHHPTADIFAYPIAAGFIAGESIVLALLAMAATGTKLAWGT